Part of the Haliotis asinina isolate JCU_RB_2024 chromosome 8, JCU_Hal_asi_v2, whole genome shotgun sequence genome is shown below.
CTTCCAAACACTGCCACCAGGTGGCGCTAGGAACACAAACAGGAGCCATCTATCTCCTCCACAGTTTTACTGTAAGTCAACCCATGTTGCATTGTGCCGCTCTTATGAGATAAGTGCTTTTTCTGTAATCAAAGTGCTTTTTCTGTaatcaaataaatgttttcacgTGAAAACTTAATCTTATGTTTTCTCATTAAAGGGAACTAGGTTTCAAGGTCAGCTTTTTGGCTCTTTGTTGGCTGACAAattacagtattttagtggatGGCAGTTATTGCTAAACCAGATAATGGCAGTTGTCCCATCTGTTTCAGATAACTGTGGATGAATTTGCCAATGCCCAGAGTAAGGTGAACAACATCGCCACGCTGAGTCGTCCAGAGTCGGAAACGGACATGCTGCTATGCTCTGGGCAGTTCAACCACCTCAATGCCTACCAGGATGGTCAGGTGAGTCTCTGATCTTGGTGGGTGGCTGTATCTAGCGTCTGGTCTTTTGTCTGTGTGGATGTATCTAGCCTTTATGTTATTGTCAGACTGAAGGTAACCATTTCTGATGAAAAacaacagtgtatgaaactcctaaaataCCACACGgcagataactgaaaaatgttgctggtCCTGTTAACTAGTAACCAGCCGTGTATTACTAATAGCAAACTGAGATAAGGTGTTAAGATAATGTAATTAATGATATATTTGTTGTGAAGTAAACTTAAACATATGCAAAATGAAATTTTTCAAAGCATACCttggtggtcactgttgatTCATTTTGTGTCACTGCCATCTAAATCAGAAATACAGGCAAACTCAGGATGGTCAGCATCTTTGGCAAGAAAGTTATCTACATGTTCTTCATGCAATGAGCACAGGGGATTTGAAACTCTCCTTGTGAAAAGTAACACAACAGCAAATTTAACAAATACAATGTGGtcactgaaagcattctctagaccaatcATGTTTAGTGTTAGATAGAAGTCTAGGCTTATCAGTGGAAGTTATCTGTGGAatggtttgattgatcatgaactatataTACAGGCATCCTCTAGCTACCACAATTGTAAACTGTTTTCGAAATACCAGCCGCAATCAATGACAagggaaatatatatatccgtggaaaatgtattggcccaCATAAAGTTGTAAACCCTctatgtaactagcaagcagcgggccaccaggcagatgctatttcatacactgaaaaCAATTCTTTCTTGTGCGAAAAATAATGAATCTGCTCTACATTGGAGCTTTTGGTCCAGAGTTTGCACAGAACTAACCTTTCATCTGAATTTACTGAAGTCAGTCATTGTTATATATGGATTATTGTACACTCCAATAAAATATACTCAAGACTAAAAAACATTGGAGGCTTGAAATCTGGgatatgaaaacaaaccagGGGTCATATCATGAATAAACAGTATTTTGATTTTCATTCTATTTCTATGGATATGCATTCTAATATGGTCAGTGGATATCCATGTGTTAATGTAACGTTATTCCTGTTTCAGCTGGTGGCTGAGTTCCAGACACCAGACTGGATCAACTCCCTGGTTGTGGCAGACATTGACAATGATGGAGTTCCAGAAGCCATAGTTGGTTGTCTAGATAACTCTGTGCATGCTATGAAAATACTCCCTTGATACCATTCAGTAATGTACTGCCAGGTGGGGGAATATGCAAAGTGACATTGTGACATAAAAATGCTGAAAGAGGATCAGTCAACGTTTACTGTTGTCACAGTGACAAGGAAAGAACAAGTCTGAAAGAATGGTGTCTAAGTACTGTTGATATGAAGTACTTCTGCTATACGCAAATGAATGTCATGTGACAGACTTGTGTGTATACATGAATGTCATGTGAGAGACTTGCGTGTATACGTGAATGACTAACACCTTGCCTCATGGAGAGAGATCTGGGAAATTCATATCCATATCCGAGGATGGATGTTGCCAGAGTGTTGGATGATTGGGAAGACATCATGAATGTTGTTCCCTTTATAATTGTCAACTGATCAGGGATCTTGCAGGCTGGAGCTGCTCATAAGCATGGTCCAAGTCCAATACTGCTGTACACCTCCAGCAATGTTCCACTGATGTGCTGTCCATCACAGATGTCTTCTGCATACTTGGTGACCTCCAGATGGATGTTCTGAGGTCACAGTTGTCCTGCTGGCAGGGTGCATCATAGGGATGCTGTAGATGCTGAGACGTTGGTTGCCAGGAAATGCACTAGCAGATCCACTGCATTGTTCAAGTCTGTATGTCTTGGCACGGGATGTCAGGGTTTGTCAGCCATGATAAGAGGTGATGTCGAGCTGCATTGTACCAGGGTCAAACATTCCTATGGCTTATCATGTCACTTCTAGAGTAGCATAGTGGAAACTCAAAACATTACAAATTGGTATGGTGTGTTTCCCATCCAATAATTGCCTGACTTGCAATAACGTGATAAGCCTTTTGTAGAGGACACAGGGGTTcaaattttttttataaaagccacttgccacagggcaagtgacttgcAGAAAGTAACCTGTCCcaactaattttccacttgccttgatttatgacataatcaagagtgataaatagcaaagaaataGAACTGTACTTAATTATTATTGCAAAATCCATTAGCtgcattttgagcagatatgaaatgaaatccaagtttatttgcactttgaaaccataagtggaaattatctagtagaccatggacaagtaagatgccattatttgattgcccaagatgaaaactgacttgtttcGGGCTTCGCATGATGGGATTTTTTCCACCCCAGGGACATACATTTCTTCTAAAAGATAAACAGTACTGGTGACATTTGGTGGTTTGATTATATTGAAGCTTTTTCTTAAACTTATTTCCTTCTTCAAATCTAAAAGTACATATTTTCAATTGTGAGGAAAACCCATAGCACAAAGTCTTTTATCTTTGAGTATATATTCTACATTGTACTAAAACCACAACATTGTATCTGACCTGTGCTGGACTAGGTCCACGTTACTGTGTGGGTTCAAATAGATGACATGGTACCATTCCTGCCTTCTTTACTGTACATTGAGTTAGATTGTCATAGCTGtctgagagttttgtgaaaggggcagATGGCTCGTGAGGTGAGGAAGCTGCTGTGGTATGACTGGTATACTGGGATGTGAGCTCCCACAACCTCACCTGTTAACTGCTCCTCATCTCTGCTGATCAGTACTTTGTAGCGTATTGGGTGACATACACAAAAGGTTGAAAAACAACTGTGCATGAGTGTCTGTGTCTCTGCTGAGTCAAAACTCACTAAATGCAGTGATTTATATGAATGGtgtttttggaaaaaaaaagacaaaaatatcTGAAGAAACTTTAATGTCTTCTTGCTCAataaatatgatgatgatgagtggtGCAGCTGATCTGTACTGCTTCAGTTAGACTGATATCGCAACAGGATAGAAACCTTCACTAGCAACAGACGAAACTGTCCACACCCTGGACCAGACTCACTGACATTGACAAAGATGATTAGACAGAATTAACATGTGGTCAACAGTATGGTAGTATTTGCAGTCAATGAGAGGCGTGCATTCGAAGAACAGCCAGATATCAGGGTCCTCATCACTCTCAGTCCAGCTCATCTTGCCTAACAGCAGGACGTCTGACCACTGTAATGATTCAATAATGTAGGGTAAGTTTATCACAGTAGCTCTCTCAGTCCATGGTGAAGATTCGTGAGGCAATATCGTCAATGACCCAGTCGATCCCTTCCAGAAGGTGTTCGCCTGTCACTGCACTGCAGTCTTGAATCAGCCAGTGATGTGTCTTGATGTCGTCCAGCTCCAGAGCCTGATACACAAAAACACCAGTAACCATGGTATCAAGTGACAACACAAATAATGCCCATGTCAATTACCGTGGACTATTCTTGTATTCAATAAGCATGATTCTGCCGTCACTTACAGCATAGAGATGATGACAACACATGAGAGAGGTCATACGTACCGCCCGGATTTCATCTGAAGTCAGTGCACCGGGCAAGTCCTGCTTATTTGCAAATACCAGAAGAGTTGCTCCAGCAAGTCTCTGAAATACACAAAATGACATGTACACGAAGAAAACATACATGCTGAAACAAAACtgacaacataaaacacagtTGAAATCGTTTATAAACCACCCACTGTGAACAACTCAGTAATATGTTTCAACTAATATAAGTTGTGTCTGTAGGTTCAGTATGAGACAGTGGGGTTTAAGGGGCAGACTTGTACTGCATTTAGTGCTACTAGCAGCTTATTTCAGAATCATCCATCACAGAAAGTCCTGTGAAATGTTCCAGCATTGTTTTTGTAGGTGTGCAAGCGTACTTAACTCTTGCCTCTCACCTCAAGTCGTCAGGTCATCAGATGACCATCATTGTGTCTGTGATGATCATTATACCTGCCTAGATCTAGTCACAATTTGGATTACTACTGCTAAGAGGCAATATCTCTGCATACCCCAGTTGCCCATCCCAAGCCTCTCCATACACTAGCAGCCTACCCAAAGCCTCTACATAATAAAGTAACCCATCCAAAGCATCTACATACACCAGTCATCTATCCCAAGTTTCAACCTCCTATACAAAGCTGCCACATGCTCCAGTAAATTATCCAGAAGCAGATCTTCCACTTACCTCCTCCAGGAGCAGTGCCTGTAGTTCCTGCTTACAGTCCTGCAGCCTCATCCTGTCAGCACTGTCCACCACCCAGATCAGGCCATCAGTGCTCTCAAAGTAGTTTCGCCAGTACGAGCGCAAAGATTTCTGTCCACCCACATCCCAGACATTTAGTTTAAACCTGGAATGAAACAATACATTCATGACTCCACACcaattcattcaacaaccaACTTAAACTTATACAACTGCCATGGAAACAAATCTCTGGACCAGAAGAATATATGGTAGGACAAAATGTCCCTCAAAACactggagtgagtgggtgggtttagTTCAGTATATAAGGATTAATTCATTTTAAGGTATGATGACATACAAGAGCAAAAAGTGCCAAAACATCATCATTATCCCCTTGTAAAATCTGTAATCACAGTTACAGTGCAAATACATAATGAATGAAGGTGAGGCTATAATCCAACTATGCAACACAAATTACAGCTTTTTTGCACTTTACAATCAGTGATCCATACACAAATGAAAACTACAAGATTGCAGTCTAAGTTTTCTGCTATAATCGTTAGGTAATAAAGACAAAGTATTTCAGATACGCCTACCCTCGGTGTTCCAATGTCTTGATATTGAAGCCAAGTGTTGGAGATATTGTGTCAATGTCTTCACCATTGAATTTCTTCAGGATGGTAGTTTTCCCAGCGTTGTCTAAACCTCTGATTTCAGTTAAGGAATTTTAACAAGATGCCTGCAGCTCCATAGCTGCTTAATTATCACCCCCAATTAACATAAGTTGATCATAGACGGAACTCCTTAGCATTTCATTCCTTTCAATTCAAATACGAAAAACTGCTATTCATATCAAAGTAATAGTCCACATGTCATCCGTGCCTTGTAAGGCTTTGGCTAACCTCTGGTGGTGACAGCATCTGAAGACAGCGAAGCTGGATCCGTGGTTCCAATCCAATCAGGGCAGTCTCAAATATTGCAGCAACACGTTCAAGAGAGATTTGGGTAAAAGTAACTCCAGTTCCCAAATCCCAATgcaaaacatgtcattttgcTTCCCTCCGTTAATGTCTATGGCAGTAAAATGACGTTTATAATTTTACAGAACTACCAATGTGTCACTGACCATGAGACAACGAAAGCGTCTTAAACGGCATGAGACAAGTTCAGTCAGATGTAAACTAACTCATAAACTAGGCCATTGCAAAAAGGATACAACATAAGCAGACGAACTTCTTTTTCCTTCTGcttcattttcttcaaaattgTCAACAGTCCCATGTTTGTTTAGAAGTAAAATAAATAGCGCCTAAGTTTCAGTCATTCTTAGTGAATCATAGCTATTTTGAAAGAGAACTCTCTCGACTTGGAGGAGTGAATAAAATGGGTGTATGTAAATAAACAGATACGGAATACGGAATAAAATTTCTTTAAGATCAACATTGCCTTGCTTTGTCATTTAAATGTAACAAACAGTAACACGATTTGTTTATCTGTCTGTAAACATAATCACGTTTGATGTCGCTTTAAGCCTTGTCTCTATTCACGAATGTAGTTAAAGTTTTTGTAAAGATCCATTTTGTGTTTGGGTTGTACTTCCGGTGTAACCTAACGAAAATGACACCTCGACCAGAATATGGTGTAGAATGAAAAGAGAAAACAACATGGACACGTCGCTTCGTATAGTTTTTACATTTAGATGCAATAACCATATAGGAAAGTCTGAAAAGTTATAAATAAGCACAATGGCTTCTACCAAAGTGGATTACATTTGGTTCTTCGAGGTGTCAGATCCCCAGCTACACCCTAAAGGATTTACTGTTTACAAAGTGACGTGCAAAGTAAGTAAGATTTGGGTTGTTGCGAGTCAGAAGTAACCGTTTGGGTCAAACGTAGCTCTAAACTTGTGAACTTTACACATCGAGACAGTAGATTACACATTCGCACAAATTGGTGGTGGCTTTCAGTCGACTGAGCTTGTGCCAGTACCACAGATACTCTCACTGTATGTTAATGTTATGGTTTCAGATCACTGTTAGGgtttcttttccttttcagCTAGAGTGCATTTTAGCAGGTGTGGCCCTCGTGGCTCGCTGAGGGGCGTAATAGCACTGTCTCACTATATTGCGTAATTGCTCCTTATCCCATCACTGCCAGTCAGCCATCCTTAGGATTTAGGGTTAGATACTCTTAACGATCCGTAGGGAGCTGACCCATGTTTAGAGTCAAACAACCCTTTCCGATCCTAAGGGTTAGGGAACCTTTATTATCCTTAGGGTTAGGATGCAAATGACTCATTTAACGAGCACTCATTAACTGTGATGGTCCCAAGGTAGTGAGTAATCCATCAAAGAGTTCAAGCCCAAGCAGCGCTAATTAATCTCAAACACTTAGCCCGGTAAAGTGCAGTAAATTGTTGGTAGTTTTAAATCATTTCCCAGTATATTTTGATTGAACTTTGTTCACCTTTATTAAGCTTGAGTCTGGTGGAGAAAATACCATCCATGCATACATCTACATGTTAACTGTATGTACCAACAGGTCAAGCCTGTGAAGATTTTCTAAAGGCCCTCAGCACCCAAATGTTTAGATTGGGTGATCGTTCTTGATAAggtgtatatatactcatgttTGCTGAGATCAGATGTTGCATGTTGCTGTGAGATGAGTTACAACAATTACATTATTGGGACACATCCAGGTGAAGGGCTGCTTGAAACCATGTTATCATGAATGCTGTTCACATACTCTCTCATACATTCATCACCCTGCTATGtcagtgggttttttttatcagaaCTTTTGTGTTTTCAGGTGTTCCCGATAAGCTGCCCTGAATGTTTAAAGGAGGTGAGAGTGTTTGGTTTGAAGAAAACAGTTCTAATGCAGTACATATAACAGATGTAGTGCAGTGCTTGTTAGGACTGCTGCATGTGGGTTGGGCAGATATGGTGCTGTGCTTGTTAGGACTGCATCATGTGGGTGGGACAGATGTAGTGAGGAGCTTGTAAAGACTGCAGCATGTGTGGGGGGCAGATGTAGTGCAGCACTTGGTAGAACTACAGCATGTGGGTGAGACAGTTGTAGTTCGGTGCCTTTAAGGACTGCAGTGTGTGGGTGGGACAGATGTAATGCAGTGCTTGTTTGGACTGCAGGGTATGGATGGGAGAGATGTAGTGCGGTGCTTGCAAGGACTGCAGCTTATGGGTGGGAGAGATGTAGTGTATAGTTCATTCAGTGTGTCGCGATATTCAGAGATAGATTTGGACAGCTTTGCCAGTGCCACACTATGCGCAGTGCAGTGCACGTGTACTAAACATGGACAGTCACTTGTTTTAAGGCGAACTCCAACACCATTTCTCACACCTGTCATAATGCTTGCCCCATCTGAACAGAGGCctacaattttattcaaactAATTCCGCTTTCAGCCATTATTTCCCATATCTTTTCACTAATCAAGTCGGCAGTTCCTCCGCTGACAATAAAATTTCCTAGAAGAACAGTTTCTGTTCTTCCATCAACCACAGCCCGAACaaacattacatattttatcGAACGTGATATTAACAGTTTCATCTATTATTAGTCCAATGAATTTACTTTTGGAGAGTTCCAGAGTAGCGTCTGCAAGAGCAGTCTCCATTTCATCGACTGATTCACCATCAGAGTAGGCTACACTGCTGAGTGACTGACACccattttgtttttacaattCCAAAATACTtgaaattctttttcatagagatcctccttggggtacttataagcatttaaatgttctttaaattcttgcaACAGTTGTAACcatgttttttaaataaaaatatgtacaaaacaaaaaacatcagtTTTCGTTCGACGGGAAGTGTTATCAGTTTTGGGTTCTACCCTTCAGCATCTCCACAGCGctgagggtgttcaccaaacttttGTTGATCCCAGCTCAGctagccaggtcacagggcaggtgttgtcacccgtacctggacgattaACTTTTGAGGCCCTCGGGCTCCTGTTATCACACGATACCACACAGCAGGAGACGGACATCCTGTTGAAGCCCGGCTGGATAatcaatctcaagaaatcagacctGATCCTCATGCAGGATTTGGTGTTCTTGGGGGCACGGTTCAACATGGCACAGGGGATTGTTTCCCTGGCCCCAGATCGTATCTTCAAAGTTCAGAGGGCTGTACTTCAGTTCCTCGAGTCCCCCAGGGCCAcagcaagaacttggcttcatttGCTGGGCACTATGGCGGCTACAGTGGACGTGGTCTGACGTGCGaggttgaggatgcgacccattcaaCAGGCGTTAGCACAGTTGTGGTCCCATTCGGTGAGCTACGAGACTGTTCTCAAGACTCCCGCTTGGTTGATTCCTCGCCTGGGGTGGTGGACGGAAGTCGGAAACCTGTCCAGGGGGATCCCCTTAGTGACACCGACACGCGTCCTGGGTGAACTATCAGTCTCGGGCCGTTGGGCCGAGGACGAAGTTACCTTACACATCAATGTGTTCGAGAGCTTCGTGGAGTCTGTGCGGGGTtcgtctagagatggacaaccagaccgcTATGACATATATCCTGAAGCAAGGCAGCACAGTGTCTCCGTCCCTGcttcaggaggcgtggcagttCCTACTGTGGTGCGATCAGTTTGACATTCGGGTGCTCCCCGTCTATCTCCAGGGCATAGACAACGTTTGCAGAGATGCGCTGCCGAGATGTATACTAGCACCACAcgagtggatgctgcatcggggGATATTCGGGAATATTTCCCAGTTGTTCGGGTCGTTCCAggtagatctgtttgcctcAGGGGCGACGAATcagattcctgtgttttgcTCAAGGATACTGGATCCGAGAGCGATAGCCAACGACGCCTTTCTGCTCGATTGGACAGACAGAGTGCTGTTGGCGTTCCCACCAGTTCCTCTGATCTCATGAGTCCTCTCGCAGCTGGCCGCACAACCGGCTCGACTACTTGTGCTTCTGGCACTGCTTTGGTCGgctcaaagctggtttccagtaattctcaggtttctggctcagcctcgtgtgctattaccctttcgaccggacttactatcccagaacggagcgccgcaaccgaatcccaggattcagtgggtggcttggcTGCTGTCCGGAGTCGCCTCCATGCGAGAGGaattcctgcatcagttgcagacacaattctggtttcgcggagggattcgataaacgttcaatatgaggatagatgggcctgttatgcgcaCTGGTGTGTCGACATTGGGATTCTCGGtcccttttctgcagatctaGTATCTGTGTTGGAGTTTCTACAATCTGAGCTGGAAGCTGTTCTGGCTGCTTCTACAGTTAGAGGGTACTCCATGGCAATCTCTGCCTTCCACATTCCTGTTGACGGTGCAttattggggcagcaccctctagttCAGCGCTTCCTTGCAGGTGTGGACAGAATTCGTCCGTCccggcggattagtcccccCGTGTGACTTGCCAGTCATTCTTGATTGGttgtccggtcctctttttcacaacctgtcggCTCTTTCCCTCCAGCTATTGACATGGAagactgcttttcttgtggcggtaacctCTGGCAGGCAGGTAGGCGACATACATGCTATGTCCGCCAACCCTGAAGTAACAGTGTTCCACAAAGACAGAGTGTGCATTCGATTGCCAGatacttaccgtcctaagaGAGATAGCACCTTTCACATAACAGCGCCTATTGAGCTCCCTGTTTTCACACAGCCTTCACcgcccggtacctctcttcgacgtgttcatgtcttagatgtccgtaagacccttaaggcttatatcaaacaaacaaaagacattaGGAAGAATGGTGTTATGGTGGCAAGGCTGGCCTTCCGGCGAACAAGCagaccatatctaggtggcttgtctctgccatttgtatgggataCACCTCGAAAGGTCGTATACCCCCTGAGGGTTTGAAAGCTCATTTGGTTAGGGCTGTGGCGACGTCTAAGGCATATGCACCTGccttgcccattgaggagatctgcacCGCGGCTACTTGGGGCCAACCGAGCACGTTCATCCGTCATTGCCAGTTAGACAGACTGTCAAGCGAGCATGCTCGGTTTGGCcagtcagttctcaccagtgggcagggcACGAGTGGCCTAGCCGATTGAGCTATCCTCACAATTGATGAACAATCATTTAACTTTGTAGCTGCAACAAGTAGACTGGTGGCAGTCTCTTACTTTATACTTTCCATCTTTTATCCCGGTGGTGGGCTCtattatggtggtggtattttttCATTACTGGTCTAGACTGTCTGAGTCCTTCCATAGCACGTTGGCCGGTGCCTGAGAATTGAACTAGATATATCAGTCGCCTGTCCTGGCTCCCGTTTTTGGGGGAAAAAAAGGCGGGGGGCAATTTTTATAGGCACCCTACGGCTTTCTTGTAGAATGGTAGGGTTAGACCATGTACTAGCCTGGCCCTGGTCCGCACCCCCGCTGCAAGGCACagaaggtcacgtgaccaggtaagtttgagtccttgttactttcagttTGTAATAAAGCTTATAATCTTATGTCAGGTTtatgagcagacagaatgcctctccctaagatcagtctttaggagtctgtcttatgc
Proteins encoded:
- the LOC137294034 gene encoding ADP-ribosylation factor-like protein 2, producing the protein MGLLTILKKMKQKEKEVRLLMLGLDNAGKTTILKKFNGEDIDTISPTLGFNIKTLEHRGFKLNVWDVGGQKSLRSYWRNYFESTDGLIWVVDSADRMRLQDCKQELQALLLEERLAGATLLVFANKQDLPGALTSDEIRAALELDDIKTHHWLIQDCSAVTGEHLLEGIDWVIDDIASRIFTMD